One region of Bacteroidota bacterium genomic DNA includes:
- the recN gene encoding DNA repair protein RecN, whose translation MLKTLFIKNYALIDELTVRFSGSPLNDVNRKTNGRGLVIITGETGAGKSIIIDALGLIIGERASTEVVRTGAEKAVVEGVFEISGNKKLRAFLKENDIEFTDEFIVRREVSIKGTTRCLVNDSAITLGMLKKIGELLVDLHGQHEHQSLLRTETHIDMLDEFGGLDKQVDEFRAVYKRMRDTSAQLRELKEREAQLKEKLELYTFQIKEIDAVAPQAGEEEKIEQELKILENAEKLVSTATGLYELLYEGENSVHDLLSKAGKQLVDLTQIDKQFADAVDECKSAEAIVNELAKFLQRYSSNVEFNAERLEELRQRMVSLIALKKKYGGTLEATLAHRERIGKEAELGENFDANIRKLTTQLDGQRKVCGQLAEQLSAKRRDAAKKLDKSILAELANLGIQNAKFVAQIRQHVLPSHSESDGEFVQIGKQLVRVFPDGADEVEFLISTNLGEEVKPLAKVASGGEVSRIMLALKSILAKSDKLPVLIFDEIDTGVSGRIAQAVGLSLKNLSTFHQIIAITHLPQIAGLADVHFVVEKSEDAKRATTSMRMLSTEERVQEVAKLMSGAEVTEAGLRSARELMGVK comes from the coding sequence ATGCTAAAAACTCTCTTCATCAAAAACTACGCACTCATTGACGAACTAACTGTCCGGTTCTCGGGCTCACCGCTCAACGATGTGAATCGCAAGACGAATGGCCGCGGGCTCGTGATTATCACCGGCGAGACCGGTGCCGGCAAGTCGATCATCATCGATGCGCTGGGACTCATCATCGGCGAGCGGGCAAGCACGGAAGTGGTGCGAACCGGCGCAGAAAAAGCTGTTGTTGAAGGGGTGTTTGAGATTTCCGGCAACAAGAAGCTGCGTGCCTTTCTCAAGGAGAACGACATTGAGTTCACCGACGAATTCATCGTTCGACGTGAGGTTTCCATCAAAGGTACAACCCGCTGCCTCGTCAACGACTCGGCAATCACCTTGGGAATGTTGAAGAAGATTGGTGAATTGCTGGTTGATTTGCACGGACAACACGAGCATCAGTCATTGCTGCGTACCGAAACGCACATCGACATGCTCGATGAATTCGGCGGGTTGGATAAGCAGGTTGATGAGTTTCGCGCCGTGTACAAACGCATGCGGGATACATCAGCTCAGTTACGCGAGCTGAAAGAGCGTGAGGCACAGCTCAAAGAGAAGCTTGAGTTGTATACTTTTCAGATCAAAGAGATTGATGCTGTCGCTCCGCAGGCTGGAGAGGAAGAGAAGATTGAACAGGAATTGAAGATTCTCGAAAACGCCGAGAAGCTCGTCAGCACGGCAACGGGACTCTACGAGTTGCTGTACGAAGGAGAGAATTCCGTTCACGATTTGTTGAGCAAGGCCGGCAAGCAGCTTGTCGATCTCACTCAAATCGACAAACAGTTTGCGGATGCTGTCGATGAATGCAAGTCGGCGGAAGCAATAGTCAACGAGCTTGCAAAATTTCTTCAGCGCTACAGCAGCAACGTGGAATTCAATGCCGAACGGCTTGAGGAGTTGCGCCAACGTATGGTAAGCCTGATTGCGCTCAAGAAAAAATATGGCGGCACACTCGAAGCAACACTGGCGCATCGTGAGCGCATCGGCAAGGAAGCCGAGTTGGGCGAAAATTTCGACGCCAACATCCGCAAATTGACAACACAACTCGACGGGCAGCGGAAAGTCTGCGGCCAGCTTGCCGAACAGCTCAGCGCCAAACGCCGTGACGCCGCGAAGAAACTGGACAAGAGCATTCTTGCCGAACTTGCAAATCTTGGAATTCAGAACGCAAAGTTCGTGGCACAAATCCGGCAGCATGTATTGCCGAGCCACAGTGAGTCGGACGGAGAGTTTGTGCAGATCGGCAAGCAGTTGGTGCGCGTATTCCCTGACGGTGCGGACGAAGTCGAGTTTCTGATCTCAACCAATCTCGGCGAAGAGGTGAAACCGCTTGCCAAAGTTGCCTCCGGCGGCGAAGTCTCGCGTATTATGCTTGCGCTCAAAAGCATTCTTGCAAAATCGGATAAGCTTCCCGTACTTATCTTTGATGAAATCGACACGGGCGTCAGCGGACGCATTGCGCAGGCAGTCGGATTGAGTTTGAAGAATCTCTCGACATTCCATCAAATCATCGCCATTACACATTTGCCGCAGATTGCAGGACTTGCGGATGTGCATTTCGTCGTCGAGAAATCTGAAGATGCAAAACGTGCAACGACTTCAATGCGCATGCTCTCCACCGAAGAACGGGTGCAGGAAGTAGCAAAGCTGATGAGCGGAGCCGAAGTGACGGAAGCCGGATTGCGCAGTGCACGAGAATTGATGGGGGTGAAGTGA